AATATCTGTATTCATAGCCGGATTTAAACCAGGTGCCTCAGCTTCAGCAGCAAATCCAGGGTGTGGCACACCCGACTGAGGGGGAGCCTTACCTTCAAGACCACCATTAAATTGCGGCTCTCCTTGATCAAGCGGCACAATAGGCTGTTCAGCAATACCAGCACCCATCCCATCAGTAGCTCCCATTGCAGCCGGATCAACCATTCCACCACTAACATCACCCAAAGGGGGTTGCCCCTGTAGTTCATTTTGTAGTTCATTTTGCATCTGAGCTTGTGCAGGTGCTTGATCCATTCCAGGATCACCCAATCCACGTGCTATCGGATCAGCCGAAGCGTCAGGAGCCAAACTGTCTGCTACTTGAGACACAGGCAGTCCAATATCACCGCCCATATTAGCTAAGCCTGCATCACCGCCCATACCACTGAAAATATCATCAAGCTTAGAAGCTGCATCTTGTGCTGATTGCCCATTCATTTGTTCTTGAGGTAGCATTTGCCCTTGATGAGCAGACATTGGATCTTGAGCAGGCGGTTCTTGTCCTTGTAATAAAGGATTGATTGCCCCTTGGTTCTGATCTGAAACAGGGTTTTGAGTTGGAACTGGTTCTTGGCCAAGAGCAGCCGGATCTAAGCCAGCCTGTTCTAAGCCAGCTTGAGGCTGAGGAGCTGAGACAACTTGCGTAAGGTCCATAATCCCATCATCAAGCGCATCACTCGGAGGAGTTGACGCATCAACTCCCGCGCCTTGTGGCGTCATGCCTGGCGCAGAGTCCAAGTTAGAACCCACTTGAGAGTTGGCCTCACCACTGCTCTCCCCCTCAATCATACTCTTAATGGACGCCAGAAGGTCATCCATTGATACATTGGGAGCTTGGCCGCTACTGCTCATCCTATGTTACCTCAAAAAATCTTTCTTGTTCAGACATGCTAATCGTGAACACATAGTTCTTTAACTATATGACACAAGCCCTCAAGCAAATCGAACAAATTGATTCAATTACACACAATTCATTACATCTACATATAACTGGTTATATATATAACCTGATATCAATTCATGAAACTGTTATTTTAAAGAAGAACGACGGTCAAACACACCTTCAGTTAAAAAGATGCCACGTCTATCCAGTTCAGGGTCGTTTATATCCCCTCCGCGCCACTTCCTATCAACACGAGAGAAGTTCTCCACAGGATCGTAAATAACTGTTGATACAGGCAACGTCGCAACTGAAAGCCGCCCCATTGCCACCAGCAAATTATATTCAGCAACTACAACATCACGTTGAGATGTCACTAAATTCACTTGGCTATCCAGAAAATCCTGCTCAGCATCCAAAACGTCAAGAACAGTCCGCTGACCAACTTTTTCCTCTTCCCTCACCCCGGAAAGAGCCGTTCTGTTTGCACGAACAGCCACTTGATTGGCCTCAATTTGCGCCCGTGCGGCTTCAAGCTGACCGTACGCTGAAATCACAGACGAACGAACCTGAACCCGAGCCTGAGTTAACTCAGCCCGGCGCTGCAATACAACTTGCTTAGCTTGCCGAATGCGCGAATAAACAGCACCACCTTGATAAAGCGGCACTCGCGCTCTTGCTGTAATCGATCCCACATTACGCTCATCTGTAAACGGAGAGCTATCAAAGTTTTGCGAATATTGTGCCTCAAGGCTAACTTCAGGCAAACGCTCACCTTCAATCACTCGAACATTTTGCCGCGCGGCCTTTTCTAAAAACACAGCAGACTCAATCGCGGGGTTCTCTGCCAAGCCCCAATCAATCGCTTCAGACTGAGAACGCGGTAGATATTTGCTTATAGTACCAGGGCGCCCCAAGCGACCAGGCCTATGACCAATAATCCGCTGATATTCAGCTCGCGCTGTTTTTAAATTCGCACGCGCCAAATTCACAGCCGAAACAGCTGCACTACGCCGTGCTCTTGCTTGCGCTACGTCAGTGGTCGTCACTTCCCCCACAGAGAAACGATCCTGGGTCGCCTTCAATTGGCGCGTTAGCACAGAAAGATTGTTTTGGCGAAGACGCAAAACCGCAACTTCGCGAACCACGTTCATAAAACTAGCAACCGCATCAAGAAGCACAGTTTGTTCAACATTTCTCAAATTAGCTCGGCCTGCCAAAACATTAGATTTTGCCTGACGAATACCATTCACTGTCCGAAACCCTCTAAAAAGAGGTTGAGACAAAGTCACAGAATACCCATAAGGAGAGACACGACCATCAGTAAGAGAACGAGGCCGAGTTGTGGAATCTTGCGACCCAACCTGACCATCAAGAGTTACATTCGGACGATAACCAGCTCGCGCCTGCGCAACCCCCTCGTCAGTAGCACGAAGACGCGCCCGTTCAGCACGTAAAGTCGGATTATAATCATAGGCAGAACCAAGTGCCTTATTCATCGTTTCAGCTTTCAGCTCCCCAGAGGAACTAACGACCAACAAAGAAAGCGCAAAAATTCCCGTCACAATTAATGAAAAAATAGAAGAGAGCCGCTTCAGAGACCCCAGCGCAGAGGCTATAAAACTCAGCCCATTGAGAGGTTTATGCAAAAAAACAATCATCGAAAAAATAGCTTTCACATCAAAAGCGTGAGGCTCAGCAAGAAAACCCCACCTAATTCATTTCTTTAAAAGAAACAACAAACCCGCCATTGCTCATTATTTCCCCTCTGCAAACCAATAAAAAACCGTCTCACGCACAATTTACGAAGTACAAAAACTTCTGAAATTTAAAATTATTGTGCAAAACGAAATTTTATCTTTGCCCACAGACAACAAACGCAAACGAATCACATTCGATATTAACTATATTTAAGAGTAAAGATCACTAAACCAATCGTGATTTCCTTAAATCAAACCGTAAAAGTATCTATTTTACAACACGCCGAATCACTTACCTAACAAAACGTTACGTTTCAAAGATTTAATGAGCAAAACTTAAAAAAAAGGCCCTCAAAAGAGAGCCTTAAAATTAATTTTCAACAAGAAAAGTAATATAAATCTCGGGCCATATCAGACCCAAGAAACTCCTGCTTTACAAGATAAAAAAGCTATTTACAGCATTACAGTGAAAATTCAGGAACCAATGAAAAATCAGAAAGAACAGGGGCTGACAAATCTCTAAGACTAACAGAAGAAACAACACCACCAGTACGAACAAAGCGCTCAGCCCGCCCATATCCATTCTCAATGACAACAGTCACCAAGCGGCCACCATCTTTTAATTGGTCCGTCAAAGCTGTAGGAACCTGTTCAACAGCCCCATTGACCAAAATCACATCATACGGACCTTGGTTTGCTTGCCCCTGAGATAAACTCCCCTCAACAACAGCAACATTCACAATTTCCAGATCATTAAGAATATCAGTCGCCTTTTTCACCATTTCGGGCACTGCTTCCACAGCCACAACAGATTCAGCTAAATGCGCGAGCACTGCAGATGAATAACCAGTAAGACAACCAACATCCAAAATAAAATCCGTTGGTTCAATATCAGCAATCTCTAAGAGTGAACCTAACGCCATCGGCGTTAACATAGATCGCGGCCCCTTACTCTCATTTCTACTGACCAGTTGGATCTCACGATCCGCATAAGATGTGGTTTGCTGAGCTTCCGGAACAAATAGCTCACGTGGCACCTGATCCATCGCTTCCAAAATCCGCAAACTTGTAATGTCATTGGGACGCAGCTGACAATCAACCATATTACGTCTTAAATCAGAAAAATTTGTCATTTTGTCCTCACTTCAAGTATGAACCGAATTTTAGAATCAGTAGCTATCCCTTAAATTAAATCATAACAGGTTGCAAATGAAGGTGTCATTTAACCGCGTAAAAAATTATTTTCTGAAATTCTTGCAAAAAAGCGCGTAAACCCTATTGACAAATCCCCCCTCAAAAGGATTATGTGAGCTCTTGACTTTAGGTGGCCATCAATTCAATTGGTAACCACCACACCATAATAAAGTCGATTTATTCAGCTATTTGCTGAATATAGATATGACAGGCTATCAAAGGTCTATCATGTCAATTAAGTGCAGCTTTTCAATATTGAAAACTACACTAATTTCCCTTTCTGCACACGACGGTTGCCTAGTAGGCAACTGAAGTAGCAGTAAGGACAGCGCGGTTGCATAATAGGCATCTGAAGCACACTAAGACAGTGCGGATGCATAGTGGGCATCTGAAGCACACTATGACAGTGCGGATGCATAGTGGGCATCTGAAGCACACTAAAAATGAGGCCACATGGCGGAGTGGTGACGCAGCGGATTGCAAATCCGTGTACTCCGGTTCGATTCCGGATGTGGCCTCCAATTTTTAGTGCTTTAACCTACCCCACAAAAAACAAAACATATTCCTCAAAAGAATTTAAGAAGAACATACGGCCGGATCACTTAAAAACCGGCTCAAGCTATTGGTGCATCTTTGTTAATATATATTTTCAACTAAAATAAATTGAATAATGAAGAAGAGAGGATTAAAGAGAGCTCCCCCCAATAATATCTTATACAAATCATGAAGGGGGGCTTTTTAATGTAGAATCTTAATTTATTAGGCCTAACTGACAAAAATTAACAACGCCATATAAAAATTGAAAAAACATTACGGTTTCACTAAATTATTTTATACAACATTGTCAAAAGTTTAAAAATCATACTTATCAGAAAAATACATAGAACCACTTTCAGACAAATGACTTCCATCTCTATAAGAAGGTAAACCATTTTTATTAAACACAAAATTATCATGTAAATAAGGATGAGTTCTGAAAATAGTTATATTGGTTTCTTTCTCTAACCGATCAATAAATTTATTATATATTTTTATCTGATGAGATTGAAAGACATCTTTAAAGTCACAAACTTTTTTATATATCTCAATCGGCCTAGTATTTAGACAGTCTTTTAGGTCGTACTTTAAGTTTGGCAGATCTTGGATCAACACAACTTTCTTACCCACTTTATTAAATATTTCTATTGTCCTCTTTAAAGCCAAATACGAATTTTCAAGATTATTATTTCTTTGGATTTCATTCATCTTATCAATGAAATCTATATCATTTCTAAAATATTCAGTATGTTGAAAGGCCAAAATAACCATTTTAATATTCTGGTTCTGCAAAACAAAATCATATATTTTTTTTGACCTTTCATAACATCGAAGGTTTCCATGATTTGGATGATTCCCCCAATCAACATGTAAAAAGGGAGCGCAACCCCCAACGCCTAAATGAAGCAAATTTTCACCTTTTTTTTGCAAATAATCACTCAATCCTAAAAAAAAGTGATTTGCATGAGAATCACCTATTAAAGCAACGGTCGGTGATTTAGCTAGACGAGAAATCTTACAATATTGATCTCCGCCATATTTTTTCAAGCATAAGGGATCCGCATTATTACTTTTTTCCCATGTGAATTGTTTTTGAATAGACAATAAATTATTAGAGTTCGGCACTCTAGAGGGGATCCCATCAAACCAATAAACGATTAGCCCTACTGTTAGCAAAACACCCATTGAAAAGAGTAAACCTAAGGTCATCATTCCATTACTTGTGCCATACCTTATTGGCTTTTCAATATAATAATAAGTAATGCTAGCTAGAAAAAAAGACAAAGCTACAATCAATAAACGCCCCTCCTCCGAGACGGCATTTCCAGTTATTATAAATACATAGCTTAATAAAACCCAATGCCAAAGATAAAGAGGAAAACTAATTAACCCCACATACACAAGCACTGAATTAGAAAGAAAATTCTTATTTAACCAAGATTCTTTTCCTGCAAGGATAACAAGAAATGCACCAATTGTCGGCAGTAAAGCCCACGTTCCAGGAAATCTACGACCGCTGGCAAAAAACAGCGCGATAAAAATGAATATCAAACCAACAGCAGAAACTAAGTTCTGAATACCAATAGTAGTAAAAAAATTAATTATTTTTAGATTGCTGTTTTGTATATACGCATCAATTTTTGAGCGTTGTTGGTGTATTGATTTTTTTTCAAAAAGCAACATGTATGCTAAAACACTCCCAATAAGCAGTTCCCAAAAACGGCTAATTGGAGAGTAAAAATTAGAAATTGGTTCTGATTTATGAAGAGCTATGTTTACTAAAAAAGACAGCAGCGTTAAAAAGATAATTAGTTTGAAAACATGATAATTCCGACTCGCAGCAATCCATAATATTACAGGAAAAATTATATAAAATTGTTCTTCAATACCTAATGACCATAAATGCAATAATGGCTTACTAACTGCTTCTACATCAAAATAACCGCTTTCATTCCATAAGACTAAATTTGAAACAAAACCGGCACCACCCGCTATATGCTTTCCCAATAATTTAAATTCATTCGGCAGAAGTAAAAAATACCCTCCTATAAATGAAATAGTAAGCACTGTAATAAGAGCGGGAAATATTCTTTTTATCCGACGAGAATAAAAATTAATAAAATTAAAGTTCCCTTTTTGTTGTTCAGATAATATTATCGTTGTAATCAAAAACCCCGAAATGACAAAAAACAAATCAACACCAACAAAACCTCCTGGCATATAATTAGGGAATGCATGGTATATTACTACAGAAATTACAGATATAGCTCTAATTCCATCAATATCAGGTCTATAGTTCATCTAAATATGACACCAAATTTAAAAAACACGCTAATTTTTACAAAAATCAAGTAACAACCTTTCCACTTAATGTAAATGGCCGTTTCTCTTCAATAGTAATAATGTTATCTAAAAAAAATTCAGCTGCCAGAGTAACTTTAAAATCAACATTGACTCAAAAAAAAGCTGGCAGCAATGACACCACCAGCTCTCAATTTCTATTTAAGCCTCTCTCACTTCTCGGCAACCAATCGAGCGACCAAATTTACCTTTACGTTGCTTACGCTCTAAACGTCTCTCGCAGCGCCGTTTCGCAACCTTACAAGCCTTGCTTTTCTTCTTTCGGGTAGCAGATGCATCAACTTCATGTCCAGAATTATCCCATGCCTTATATATACACCAATGTTTCTTAGCATGTGCTGGACCTGAAGCACCTACAAACAATGTCCCTGCTAATAAGGCAACACCAAACAATTGAACCATAGTTTTCATGACGAAAATCTCCTTTTTATCTATTTTTCATGCAATCAATTTGTCACTGAATATCTGTCGCAATGAAAAAGAACACGGTTCAATTTTGAAGCAAAAAATTTGGCCCCACAATGTAGGGCCAAATCGAGGACGAGGATAAAATCATTAATCAAATGAGAAATTAATGGTTCTTCTCAGAACCTTCAAATGTTGGATAATCAATACCGAAAGGACCAAGCGTATGCGGACTAGCTTGAGCAGTAAGTGAGGCCCCAATAAGGGAAAACAAAACAATTGAGAAACCAATAATCTTTTTCATGAGGAAGTCTCCATTTAAAATTTAACAACGACATCAACCATACCCAGCAGCAAATAAAGAGAAATTTACCCAAAAGTAAAATTCCAGTAACCAAGTTACCTCTCCCCCTATTTCTTAGTTTGACCTCAATAAATGTTCCTGTTATGTTCCAAATGTCATGAGCATAAGAAAACCAGAAACCCCCGAACAATTATACCTGGACTTTGACGGCTTTTTTGCTTCAGTTGAGCAACAAGCTGACCCAAAGCTGCAGGGCAAACCCGTTGGCGTCATTCCCTTTGACACAACAGATTTCACCTGCGTCATCGCCTGCTCAAAAGAAGCTAAGAAGCGCGGCGTCAAAAATGTCATGCCAATCAGGGAAGCCAAGAAGAGATGTCATGACCTCATCCTTGTGCCTCAAAAACCCGATCTATACAGACGTGCCCACAACACATTAATCAACGAAATCATGGCAATCACCCCAATAGAGGCCATCAAATCGATTGATGAGCTCACCTGCAAACTAGATAAATACAACAGACAACAACCAAACCTTGTTGCCGCCAATATAAAAAAACGCATCCACGACCATATCGGCCCTCACATCACTTGTTCAATAGGCCTTGCCGCAAACCGGCAATTAGCCAAAATCGCCTGCAAAATGGACAAACCAAATGGCACCACCATCTGGCACCCCAAAGACATGCCCGGCCCTCTTGAAGACATCCCCTTTGAAGACATCCCCGGTATCGGCGGGCGCATGCGAAATCGCCTCTATCAAGCGGGTATCTTCAACACCAAAGCCCTCTTGCAAACAAGCCCTAAACAAATGCGCGCTCTTTGGCGTAATGTCACAGGCGAGCGCATATGGTATGCCCTGCATGGTTATGATGTAAAAGCCCAGCCCAGCAAACGCGGCATGTTCGGCCACAGCCGCGTTTTGCCGCCTGAAAACCGCTCGCAAAAAGAAGCAAAAGCCTGCGCCCGGCTCTTGCTTGTCAAAGCCGCCAGACGTATGCGCCGTGAAAACTATTACGCCAGTAAATTATGGCTGCACTTCTCTCTAAAATTTCCAAAAAAATACCAACACGAAAAACTGCGAAGAAGCTATGGCAACGATCTCAGCTTCCCTCCCTGCCAGGATGATCAAGCCATTCTCAAAGGCTTTCATCAACTCTGGGACGAGACAACACCTTACTTACCAAAAGAAGCACGCATCTTAAAAGTTGGTGTCGCTCTCTATCAATTAGAAACAGCCAATAGCCGGCAACTCGACCTATTCTACAATGAAGATAAAGCCCGGCAAAAATGGGAAAAAGTAAATTCAGCCATTGATACACTCAATTCAAAATACAGCAAAACCATCGTCAGCATCGGCCCCTGGCAGCCCCCCGCTGGCGGTTATGCCGGAGGAAAAATTTCATATGTAAGAGTGCCCGGAGCAGAAGACTTTTGGTAAAGCCTAGGCTTTTTATAAGGAACTGATTTTACGCACACTCAATACACCCTCACTATACGAAGAAGGAGCTCAACCCGAACAGAGCAAAACGAGTACGGATAAGCTGATCGCAAAAAAGCACCGCCCCTCAGAGACCCAAGCGCCATATGCAGCGCGGTTGCTTGTGGGCAACCTGAAGCGCCACTTAAAAGTAATAGCCGTGAGAGAAAAGAGCGACGGTTTCTGGTGGAAAACTGAAGCCGCATCAAACGATCAATACGAAGAAGGAGTTTAGCCCTTTTCGGGCTGAAGGACATGGCCCAGCGACAGCGAAGCCCGTCGCATTGCGACGCACCTCGTAGGCCCGAGTGCAACGAGGAATAGCCGTGAGAAAAAAGAACACAATTGCTTATTCCGGATGCTCTGTGGGCATCTGAAGCAAAACACAGGTCGAAAATGCGAAGGAGGAGCACAGCCCTTTTCGGGTTGGGGGACATGGCAAAGCGCTTCGCGTAGCCCGGCGCCTAGCGCCGCCCAACGGAGGGCCTGCCGCTTCCAGCGGCAGAATAGCCCGTGAGTTATAAAAAGGATTTTGAAAATGAACTGGAAAAACGAATATCAATTACTCGATTTAGAAGAAGATAAAGTCATAGGCTTCACCTGCAAAAAATGCGGCCTTTATTATGCCCAAACAGTCAAAGAGCTGCTCATTCATTATGACAAACAAACCTACCCAGCTGAAATTGAAAAAACCATGCAATGCAAGAAATGGGGATGTAACGGTCCCCTGCGCATAGAAATCAACCAACAGCACCTCATTGAGGCCTTTCAAGGCGGCCTGCCCTAAAAAAAACAACAGAGTCAACAGTCAAGAAAAAATACAAAGCACTGATTTATATAAAAAAAGATTGGAAAACCAAAAAATATTCGATTTTTTTAAATTTCTGTCTTGGCAAATCGAGAAAAGCTTTGTAAAAGAAGCGCTTCACACATTGCTTTCTACTCTTGAAAGTAAGTGAAAATTCACATTGGTCCTCAGTAGCTCAGTTGGTAGAGCAAACGACTGTTAATCGTTAGGTCGCTGGTTCGAGCCCGGCCTGAGGAGCCATTCTCCCCCACTATAAATCTTAAAAATTCAGCTAATCATAAACCCAAAATCCATAAAAAAATGCTGACAAGTAACCTCAAATCACTCATCAACATCTTTTCGAAGTAAAAAACAAAACAACAGCGCCTAAGCAGCTTGAATTAATGACACGAAAAATTCCTTTTCAGTCACATCCAGCGATTTATATATAATAAGGGGATTTCATCTCCCTACTGGCTAACTCCGTAGCCTGCGCATCAAAAATACGCGTGTAAAATGCAGCATTGAGTTTTTTTGCCGTTTTAGGAAATACATGAATGGCAAATTCTTTTGCATTCTCAATCGTGTCAAAAGCATCAATGCCCCCAAGCGTATGAGTGTTCAAACCACTTAACCATAGCTTTGAAATCAATCCTTTTTGCTGCTGCAAAACTGGATTGCGAGATTTCCACGGAGCTCTGTCAAAAGGTACATTCACTTGAACCTCAGTATAAACAAAAGCACCTGGCCGCTGCTCAGGTTTCACACCAAAATGAGGAGAATTCATACCAAAACTCGCATCTTTAACAACGCTTCCATCAAAAATTCGGGTCGTTTGAGCAACCCCTAACTTCTTAGCCAAGTCAGGAAAAAATACCGTGCAATAGCGTTGAGCATCTTCAATAGACTTAAAGCTATAAATACCGCCAACAGAATTATTACCAACTCCAGCAAACCACGTTTTATTCAACAAACCAGCTTGCGAGGAAATCGAAGAATTCAAATCTCTCCATGGAACCTTCTTAAAAGACATATCAATTTGAAGTTCAGTATAAACAAAAGCTTTCGGTAAATTAACCTCTCCAGGTGCACCAGCTGCTCTTGCATTTGATATTAAACCACCAGACTTTCCAGCTGAAAGCAAAGCCACGGCACCCGTAGCCTTACCAAAAAAGCCAAACAATTC
The sequence above is a segment of the Hyphomicrobiales bacterium 4NK60-0047b genome. Coding sequences within it:
- a CDS encoding TolC family outer membrane protein, which codes for MNKALGSAYDYNPTLRAERARLRATDEGVAQARAGYRPNVTLDGQVGSQDSTTRPRSLTDGRVSPYGYSVTLSQPLFRGFRTVNGIRQAKSNVLAGRANLRNVEQTVLLDAVASFMNVVREVAVLRLRQNNLSVLTRQLKATQDRFSVGEVTTTDVAQARARRSAAVSAVNLARANLKTARAEYQRIIGHRPGRLGRPGTISKYLPRSQSEAIDWGLAENPAIESAVFLEKAARQNVRVIEGERLPEVSLEAQYSQNFDSSPFTDERNVGSITARARVPLYQGGAVYSRIRQAKQVVLQRRAELTQARVQVRSSVISAYGQLEAARAQIEANQVAVRANRTALSGVREEEKVGQRTVLDVLDAEQDFLDSQVNLVTSQRDVVVAEYNLLVAMGRLSVATLPVSTVIYDPVENFSRVDRKWRGGDINDPELDRRGIFLTEGVFDRRSSLK
- a CDS encoding protein-L-isoaspartate O-methyltransferase gives rise to the protein MTNFSDLRRNMVDCQLRPNDITSLRILEAMDQVPRELFVPEAQQTTSYADREIQLVSRNESKGPRSMLTPMALGSLLEIADIEPTDFILDVGCLTGYSSAVLAHLAESVVAVEAVPEMVKKATDILNDLEIVNVAVVEGSLSQGQANQGPYDVILVNGAVEQVPTALTDQLKDGGRLVTVVIENGYGRAERFVRTGGVVSSVSLRDLSAPVLSDFSLVPEFSL
- the dinB gene encoding DNA polymerase IV, whose product is MSIRKPETPEQLYLDFDGFFASVEQQADPKLQGKPVGVIPFDTTDFTCVIACSKEAKKRGVKNVMPIREAKKRCHDLILVPQKPDLYRRAHNTLINEIMAITPIEAIKSIDELTCKLDKYNRQQPNLVAANIKKRIHDHIGPHITCSIGLAANRQLAKIACKMDKPNGTTIWHPKDMPGPLEDIPFEDIPGIGGRMRNRLYQAGIFNTKALLQTSPKQMRALWRNVTGERIWYALHGYDVKAQPSKRGMFGHSRVLPPENRSQKEAKACARLLLVKAARRMRRENYYASKLWLHFSLKFPKKYQHEKLRRSYGNDLSFPPCQDDQAILKGFHQLWDETTPYLPKEARILKVGVALYQLETANSRQLDLFYNEDKARQKWEKVNSAIDTLNSKYSKTIVSIGPWQPPAGGYAGGKISYVRVPGAEDFW